One Leptospira bourretii DNA segment encodes these proteins:
- a CDS encoding phytoene desaturase family protein → MENKYDVIIIGSGIGGLTAASILSQVAKKKVLVLERHFKLGGFTHTFKRLGKFEWDVGIHYIGDLGEGSMLRTLFDSITKKGVKWNKMQEPFEVFDYPGFSFPVYGKKEKFVSDLKLKFPQESEAIDRYFRDVEIFTQWFGRHFTLKALPSVFEKAAKFLNLNHIPTPYITTKEYMDTHIQDENLRALLCSQWGDYGLPPATSSFAIHSMIVAHYFNGGYFPIGGSSKIVESIEPIVEENGGSLKILHTVKEILLEGDKAIGVKVEVQKGKTFSEQEFFADVIVSDAGAYTTYNKLLPKEYSSSFQKPLETLSTQGTTSITLYIGFKESPTKLGFHGENHWIFPDINHDASYAKRNDLAEGKPPMMYLSFPSLKNPEAEGHTAEAISFADYSLFAKWKDEPWKKRGEEYSQLKETITEGMLEFLEKRFPGFRDLIEFTELSTPITTEFFTGHKEGSIYGLSCTPERFKQEWLGVRTTIKNLYLTGADACSPGVAGALMGGVAASSVVLGLTGTLRLMKELFQKSQESS, encoded by the coding sequence ATGGAAAATAAATATGACGTAATCATTATCGGTTCTGGTATAGGTGGCCTCACGGCTGCCTCTATCCTTTCTCAAGTTGCCAAAAAGAAAGTACTCGTTTTGGAACGTCATTTTAAGTTAGGCGGTTTCACTCATACCTTTAAACGACTTGGAAAGTTTGAATGGGATGTGGGAATTCATTATATTGGGGACTTGGGGGAAGGTTCGATGTTACGAACTCTTTTTGATTCCATCACAAAAAAAGGTGTGAAGTGGAACAAAATGCAAGAGCCATTCGAAGTTTTCGATTATCCCGGTTTTAGTTTTCCTGTGTATGGAAAAAAAGAAAAATTTGTATCGGACTTAAAACTTAAGTTTCCGCAAGAATCCGAAGCCATTGACAGATACTTTCGGGATGTCGAAATCTTTACCCAATGGTTTGGAAGGCATTTTACTCTCAAAGCCTTACCATCCGTATTTGAAAAGGCAGCCAAGTTTTTAAACTTAAACCATATCCCCACTCCTTATATCACAACCAAAGAATATATGGATACCCACATTCAGGATGAAAACTTAAGGGCACTTCTTTGTTCACAGTGGGGTGATTACGGTCTGCCTCCAGCTACATCTTCCTTTGCTATTCATTCCATGATTGTGGCTCATTACTTTAATGGTGGTTATTTTCCAATTGGTGGTTCGTCCAAAATTGTCGAATCCATTGAACCGATTGTGGAAGAAAACGGTGGGAGCTTAAAAATCCTCCATACGGTTAAAGAAATCCTACTCGAAGGAGACAAGGCGATTGGTGTGAAAGTAGAAGTTCAAAAAGGTAAAACTTTTTCTGAACAGGAATTTTTTGCTGATGTGATTGTTTCGGATGCTGGTGCTTATACCACTTACAACAAACTATTACCAAAAGAATATTCCTCTTCCTTTCAAAAACCTTTGGAAACTCTTAGCACACAAGGGACGACATCCATCACGTTGTATATTGGGTTTAAAGAATCTCCGACAAAACTCGGATTCCACGGAGAAAATCATTGGATTTTCCCTGACATAAACCATGACGCTAGTTATGCGAAACGAAATGATTTGGCGGAGGGAAAACCTCCTATGATGTATCTTTCCTTTCCTTCTTTAAAAAACCCGGAAGCAGAAGGCCACACTGCCGAAGCGATTAGTTTTGCCGACTACTCTCTATTTGCCAAATGGAAAGACGAACCTTGGAAAAAACGGGGAGAAGAATACAGCCAACTCAAAGAAACCATCACCGAAGGGATGTTAGAATTTTTAGAAAAACGATTTCCTGGGTTCCGCGATTTAATCGAATTCACAGAACTCTCCACGCCCATCACTACGGAATTTTTTACCGGACATAAAGAAGGGTCCATTTATGGACTTTCCTGTACACCGGAACGGTTCAAACAAGAATGGTTAGGTGTGAGGACAACGATCAAAAATCTTTACCTAACGGGAGCGGATGCCTGCTCTCCTGGAGTGGCAGGTGCCCTAATGGGTGGTGTTGCTGCTTCCTCTGTGGTTTTAGGACTGACAGGGACACTTCGGCTCATGAAAGAACTTTTCCAAAAGAGCCAAGAAAGCAGTTGA
- a CDS encoding formylglycine-generating enzyme family protein has product MKNLLMILFVWGIVISPLVSQEETSEESPFASTKRKVQLWKGEVVGVYKNRLWIKVRIYRNQRISKLSLAEIKSLFADTKEFPVYQKLTNIKQGSLVVRDTVWEEKHINKKNQFIEVVLVGDYKPDLDSKMKEITTDAYISSYIEEDFFTEPDAFFKGRFTPPRKTVFHPKDRKEMVLVTRGLFLYGQGTDPSSDSFNPYFLEPKPSSLKEIPSFYIDKYEVTNAEYAYFLKQTNTQSPPHWIGGKYPEGEGDFPVVHLTYREVERYASWVGKRVPTEWEWEKAARGPGVIEFTNRDETLGYQIIATKYPFGDEYDSLYCNTRESKIGKAQSVLELSTEGASPYGAIGMCGNAPEWTSSDYQLYPGHHIKNFSFGKIYKVVRGGSYSDSAKNSTATARSYGGIPNLSEDRRAGFRLVMDYRD; this is encoded by the coding sequence ATGAAAAACTTGTTAATGATTCTATTCGTTTGGGGAATTGTGATCTCACCCTTGGTTTCACAAGAGGAAACTTCGGAAGAATCACCTTTTGCATCGACTAAAAGGAAAGTTCAACTTTGGAAAGGCGAAGTGGTCGGTGTTTATAAAAATAGACTTTGGATCAAAGTTCGAATTTATCGTAACCAAAGGATTTCCAAACTTTCACTTGCTGAAATTAAGTCTCTATTTGCTGATACAAAGGAATTTCCCGTGTATCAAAAACTTACCAATATCAAACAAGGGTCTCTTGTGGTTCGAGATACAGTTTGGGAAGAGAAACATATAAATAAAAAAAATCAATTCATTGAAGTGGTGTTAGTAGGTGATTACAAACCTGATCTAGATTCAAAAATGAAAGAGATCACAACAGACGCTTATATTTCTAGTTATATTGAAGAAGATTTTTTTACAGAACCAGATGCTTTTTTTAAAGGAAGATTTACTCCCCCTAGAAAAACTGTTTTTCATCCTAAGGATAGAAAGGAGATGGTTCTTGTTACCCGAGGTCTTTTTTTATACGGCCAAGGAACGGATCCTTCCAGTGATAGTTTTAATCCTTATTTTTTAGAACCAAAACCTTCCAGCTTAAAAGAGATCCCATCCTTTTACATTGATAAGTATGAAGTCACAAATGCAGAATATGCTTATTTTCTAAAACAGACAAATACCCAAAGCCCCCCTCATTGGATAGGTGGAAAATATCCCGAAGGAGAAGGGGACTTTCCTGTGGTCCATTTGACTTATAGGGAAGTGGAGCGGTATGCAAGTTGGGTGGGAAAACGCGTTCCTACAGAATGGGAATGGGAAAAAGCGGCCCGTGGGCCAGGTGTGATTGAATTCACCAACAGAGATGAAACCTTAGGTTACCAAATCATTGCGACCAAATATCCTTTTGGAGATGAATACGATTCTTTATATTGCAATACAAGAGAATCAAAAATTGGGAAAGCTCAGTCTGTATTAGAATTATCCACAGAGGGCGCAAGTCCCTATGGAGCAATCGGAATGTGTGGCAATGCACCGGAATGGACATCCAGTGATTATCAATTGTATCCAGGACATCATATCAAAAACTTTTCTTTTGGAAAAATTTACAAAGTAGTTCGTGGCGGTTCATATTCCGACTCAGCGAAAAATTCGACGGCAACGGCTAGATCTTACGGTGGGATTCCCAACCTATCCGAAGATAGGCGAGCAGGATTTCGATTGGTAATGGATTACCGTGATTAA
- a CDS encoding DUF4139 domain-containing protein → MKSKILSLTTLTLLIFTAGVTSDSAFDMSTQSDRKSVSVTIYNGGIGLVRETRQLNLSKGIRTLRFEDVPSQIIPQTVRVKGEDPKKLTVFEQNYEYDLISPERLMDKYIGKEVTLYNETKEKTTSVKATLISNNGNPVYKIGDEISLGYNGRVTVPTIPENLFAKPTLVWKLKNDLEKDQTLEVSYQTNGLGWSADYILVLDKEENLCGLNSWVTLNNNSGAEFKNATLQLVAGKVNLISNQSNTYAMQPRAVKKTMMKEYDESVAAPEFNQENLSEYYLYTLDQPTNIGYNQTKQVQLFQSEGIEIKKYFVFENLPMYEGNEKNFNNATIKYIFKNAKKNNLGRPLPQGTIRVFKADSKGRQQLLGEDTIDHTPENEEVKIRTGQAFDVVANGKRLSNEVFKLSRGDKSTYSAEIRNRKKEEIEVRFYASLWGDWTITKSSHKFTKESATRAYADVPLKPNETVTVEYTVETKYH, encoded by the coding sequence ATGAAATCCAAAATATTGTCCTTAACCACTCTCACACTTCTGATTTTTACAGCAGGGGTTACCTCTGATTCTGCTTTTGATATGTCCACACAATCGGACCGCAAATCAGTCAGTGTTACCATTTACAATGGAGGCATTGGCCTTGTAAGGGAAACTCGTCAATTGAATTTATCAAAAGGAATTCGAACTTTACGTTTCGAAGATGTTCCTTCTCAAATCATCCCACAAACAGTACGAGTGAAGGGAGAAGATCCTAAAAAACTCACAGTCTTTGAACAAAACTACGAATACGATTTAATTTCACCAGAACGATTGATGGACAAATACATTGGCAAGGAAGTCACCCTTTACAATGAAACCAAAGAGAAAACAACATCCGTCAAAGCGACGTTAATTTCAAACAATGGAAACCCAGTGTATAAAATTGGAGATGAAATTTCTCTTGGATACAACGGACGAGTGACCGTTCCTACCATTCCTGAAAATCTTTTTGCGAAACCTACACTCGTTTGGAAATTGAAAAACGATTTAGAAAAGGACCAAACCTTAGAAGTTTCTTACCAAACGAATGGACTTGGTTGGTCAGCTGATTATATCCTTGTTTTGGATAAAGAAGAAAATCTCTGCGGACTGAACTCTTGGGTGACTTTGAATAACAACTCAGGCGCTGAATTTAAGAATGCAACTTTGCAACTCGTGGCAGGAAAGGTGAATTTAATTTCTAATCAAAGCAACACCTACGCAATGCAACCTCGCGCCGTCAAAAAAACAATGATGAAAGAGTATGATGAATCTGTCGCTGCACCGGAATTCAACCAAGAGAATTTGTCTGAATATTATTTATATACTTTGGACCAGCCAACAAACATTGGTTACAACCAAACCAAACAGGTTCAACTCTTTCAATCAGAAGGAATCGAAATCAAAAAGTATTTTGTTTTTGAAAACCTACCTATGTATGAAGGAAATGAAAAAAATTTCAATAACGCAACCATCAAATACATCTTTAAAAATGCGAAGAAAAACAATTTAGGTCGCCCTCTCCCACAAGGAACCATACGTGTTTTCAAAGCAGATTCCAAAGGAAGACAACAACTACTAGGCGAAGATACAATCGATCACACTCCTGAAAACGAAGAAGTGAAAATTCGAACAGGCCAGGCCTTTGATGTAGTGGCAAATGGAAAACGACTCTCAAACGAAGTGTTCAAACTTTCTCGTGGAGATAAATCAACCTACTCCGCAGAAATCCGAAACAGAAAAAAAGAAGAAATCGAAGTTCGGTTTTATGCAAGCCTATGGGGTGATTGGACCATTACAAAATCCTCTCATAAATTTACAAAAGAATCAGCAACAAGAGCTTATGCAGATGTTCCTTTAAAACCAAACGAAACCGTCACTGTAGAATACACCGTAGAGACTAAGTACCACTAA
- a CDS encoding STAS domain-containing protein, translating to MIENWSDYTVESGDFKMEVLQQRFVPLPETAVYFELSGEINLYNSQVMKENLEILISKGINHVFLNFEQVSYIDSSGLGVCLGIHSRLMKQKGYIRIISPSEKVRYVLELTKLRSLLQIFPTLEQAVSSD from the coding sequence ATGATCGAAAACTGGAGTGATTACACAGTTGAAAGTGGAGATTTCAAAATGGAAGTCCTCCAACAGAGATTTGTCCCCCTCCCAGAAACTGCTGTTTACTTTGAATTGTCAGGAGAAATCAACCTATACAATTCACAGGTGATGAAAGAAAATTTGGAAATTCTTATTTCCAAAGGAATCAATCATGTTTTCTTAAACTTTGAACAAGTCAGTTATATTGATAGTTCTGGACTTGGAGTTTGTCTGGGAATTCACTCTAGACTGATGAAACAAAAAGGATACATTCGAATCATATCCCCTTCTGAAAAAGTAAGATACGTTTTGGAATTAACAAAACTAAGAAGCCTGCTCCAAATTTTTCCCACTTTGGAACAAGCTGTCAGTTCAGACTAA
- the mtnP gene encoding S-methyl-5'-thioadenosine phosphorylase: MANVVKIGVIGGTGLYSIDGMEIIKEIHPETPWGKPSDTITIGRFKGKEIAFLPRHGKGHFLNPSEVPARANIAALKQLGVEEIIAFSSVGSLRQEIAPRDFVIPSQIIDRTKARAATFFENGMVAHAPFADPFSPGLGNKVEEAAKLINLPIHSNKTLICMEGPLFSTRAESHMYRSWGADIINMTVLPEAKLAREAEILYQMVCMSTDYDCWKEDEAHVTLEMVLANLSANADTAKKLLSALIDLLGKSDDTSLVGSTKFSLVTAPEKRNQEQINKLKYLFPTYF; encoded by the coding sequence ATGGCAAATGTAGTGAAAATCGGGGTCATTGGTGGAACTGGCCTATATTCAATTGATGGAATGGAAATTATCAAAGAAATCCATCCAGAAACTCCCTGGGGCAAACCATCTGACACGATAACCATTGGTCGTTTTAAAGGGAAAGAAATTGCGTTTTTGCCAAGACATGGAAAAGGACATTTTTTAAATCCGAGTGAAGTTCCGGCCCGAGCCAATATTGCCGCATTAAAACAGTTAGGCGTAGAAGAAATCATTGCATTTAGTTCTGTAGGAAGTTTACGCCAAGAAATTGCTCCAAGAGATTTTGTGATTCCTTCACAAATCATTGACCGCACAAAAGCACGGGCAGCAACTTTTTTTGAAAATGGAATGGTGGCACATGCTCCCTTTGCAGATCCATTTTCACCTGGCCTCGGTAACAAAGTAGAAGAAGCAGCAAAACTCATCAACCTTCCCATTCATTCCAACAAAACACTCATTTGTATGGAAGGTCCATTGTTTTCAACAAGAGCCGAATCTCATATGTACAGATCTTGGGGAGCAGATATCATCAACATGACTGTCCTTCCAGAAGCAAAACTGGCAAGAGAAGCAGAGATTCTTTACCAAATGGTTTGTATGTCAACCGATTACGATTGTTGGAAAGAAGATGAAGCTCATGTTACTTTGGAAATGGTTCTTGCGAACTTAAGTGCCAATGCAGACACAGCAAAGAAATTACTCTCTGCACTCATTGATCTTTTAGGAAAGTCAGATGACACGAGTCTTGTGGGGAGCACAAAGTTTTCGTTGGTGACTGCTCCTGAAAAGAGAAACCAGGAACAAATAAACAAATTAAAATATCTTTTTCCGACCTACTTTTAG
- a CDS encoding MarR family winged helix-turn-helix transcriptional regulator, which produces MGTKFKGSKKEVQALDAFIKLKRAAESLSSRLISEFTKWNISESQFGVLETLYHLGPLCQKELGDKILKSTGNITLVIDNLEKRSLVERVRGVEDRRFISVHLTNDGKKLIEQVFPDHVKRITSEFAVLSPEEQEVLGKICKKLGKKSEAICK; this is translated from the coding sequence ATGGGAACAAAATTCAAAGGATCTAAAAAAGAAGTACAGGCGCTGGATGCGTTCATTAAGTTGAAACGAGCTGCCGAGTCTCTATCTTCCCGACTCATTTCTGAATTTACCAAATGGAATATTTCAGAAAGTCAGTTTGGAGTTTTGGAGACCTTGTACCATTTGGGACCACTTTGCCAAAAAGAACTTGGGGACAAAATTCTAAAGAGTACAGGAAACATCACACTTGTGATCGATAACTTGGAAAAAAGAAGTTTAGTGGAGCGTGTCCGAGGGGTGGAAGACAGAAGGTTTATTTCTGTCCACCTAACAAACGATGGGAAAAAACTCATTGAACAAGTTTTCCCTGATCATGTAAAACGGATCACTTCAGAGTTCGCTGTTTTATCACCCGAGGAACAAGAAGTTCTAGGAAAGATCTGCAAAAAACTCGGAAAAAAATCCGAAGCCATCTGTAAGTAA
- the galK gene encoding galactokinase → MDSFRSKENLNQFESIFGKTNQPPRLFRAPARINIIGEHVDYLGGTVLPAAIDFFVQVLLRPNESQNYRLHSVSYNQTVELKKPLSPNSKSPWVDYIAGVIFEIEKKGHVVPGFDLLVDGNIPQGSGLSSSAAFEVVTGYAIKETFRFSLSREEIALIGQKAENNFVGTKCGIMDQFIIAVGKKDDCISLNTETLKYTYHHFDLGNYEFYLINSNVKHSLKDSAYNKRRSECESALVKIKAKYPNFTQLYDVNLSDSEIDQCHLTKEETKRTKHVTSERERTKVVIENLESGNFKEVGSALFQTHWSLSKEFEVSCPEIDFIVDSLQRLGVTGARMIGGGFGGCVLVLDTKDHFSKIEEDLKKSYQQKFNVAIDFYKFQISDGVKEVLI, encoded by the coding sequence GTGGATTCTTTTAGAAGTAAAGAAAATTTGAATCAATTTGAATCAATATTTGGAAAAACAAATCAACCGCCTCGTTTATTTCGGGCACCGGCTAGAATCAATATAATAGGGGAACACGTTGATTATTTGGGTGGAACTGTTCTCCCTGCAGCCATTGACTTTTTTGTCCAAGTATTATTGCGACCCAATGAATCTCAAAACTATCGTTTGCATTCGGTTTCCTATAATCAAACAGTAGAACTCAAAAAACCATTATCACCAAATTCAAAATCTCCATGGGTTGACTACATTGCAGGTGTCATTTTTGAAATTGAAAAAAAAGGCCATGTTGTTCCTGGATTCGATTTATTAGTAGATGGAAATATTCCACAGGGTTCTGGACTTTCTTCCTCAGCAGCTTTTGAAGTGGTCACGGGTTATGCGATCAAAGAAACTTTCAGGTTTTCGTTATCTCGAGAGGAGATTGCACTAATCGGACAAAAAGCTGAAAATAATTTTGTGGGAACAAAATGTGGGATCATGGATCAATTCATCATTGCGGTAGGCAAAAAGGATGATTGTATTTCCTTAAATACTGAAACTCTAAAGTATACATACCACCACTTCGACTTAGGAAATTACGAATTTTATTTAATCAACTCTAATGTTAAACATAGTTTAAAAGATAGTGCTTATAACAAACGCAGGTCGGAATGTGAATCGGCATTGGTAAAAATTAAAGCAAAGTATCCAAATTTTACACAATTGTACGATGTGAATCTTTCAGACTCCGAAATTGATCAATGTCACCTAACAAAAGAAGAAACAAAAAGAACCAAACACGTAACTTCTGAACGAGAACGAACCAAAGTTGTGATTGAAAATTTGGAATCAGGTAATTTCAAAGAAGTTGGTTCTGCACTATTTCAAACTCATTGGTCTTTATCCAAAGAATTTGAGGTCTCTTGTCCCGAAATTGATTTCATTGTTGATTCTTTGCAGAGGCTAGGCGTCACTGGTGCGAGAATGATTGGTGGCGGATTCGGTGGATGCGTACTCGTACTAGATACCAAAGACCATTTTTCTAAAATTGAAGAAGATTTGAAAAAAAGTTATCAACAAAAGTTTAACGTTGCGATAGACTTTTACAAGTTTCAAATTTCAGACGGGGTAAAGGAAGTTTTGATATGA